The following coding sequences lie in one Drosophila sulfurigaster albostrigata strain 15112-1811.04 chromosome 2R, ASM2355843v2, whole genome shotgun sequence genomic window:
- the LOC133836627 gene encoding uncharacterized protein LOC133836627 has product MTPSSVLQNALEEIDYNEIGSETRDNFDERFLEVKSRVRAQFDSRERRLIRSSTLRRDETIDLSANGLSARANRRRLPELKLPTFGGGYTEYASFWSIFESVIDKDNELDDVEKLQHLLSCLTGPALDAFRSLEISRLNYRMALDILDNRFNNNRLVFQSHIKDILGTKKVEAGASVATKLHSGQSEEIANSILIYVLLQKLDVETQAAWEDSRALDNPADDKV; this is encoded by the exons AATGCGCTAGAGGAGATCGATTATAATGAGATCGGTAGTGAAACGCGGGACAATTTCGATGAGCGTTTTCTTGAAGTGAAATCGCGTGTTCGAGCTCAATTTGACAGTCGTGAACGCCGATTGATTCGGTCGTCCACATTGCGGCGTGATGAGACCATCGATCTTTCGGCTAATGGCCTCAGTGCCCGCGCTAACAGACGTCGTCTTCCCGAGCTCAAACTTCCCACGTTCGGTGGAGGTTATACGGAATACGCGAGTTTTTGGTCAATTTTCGAGTCTGTCATTGACAAGGATAATGAATTAGATGATGTTGAGAAGCTCCAGCATCTACTATCGTGTTTAACTGGTCCAGCGTTGGATGCATTTAGGTCGTTGGAGATATCGAGGCTTAATTATCGTATGGCTCTGGATATATTGGATAATCGGTTTAACAACAACCGACTTGTGTTCCAGTCACACATCAAGGATATTTTGGGTACCAAGAAGGTGGAGGCAGGAGCATCCGTGGCCACAAAACTTC ACTCTGGGCAGTCAGAGGAAATTGCAAACAGCATTCTCATTTACGTGCTGCTGCAAAAGCTGGATGTGGAAACCCAGGCGGCGTGGGAGGATAGCAGGGCATTGGACAACCCTGCTGACGATAAAGTCTAA